A section of the Persephonella sp. genome encodes:
- the rpsF gene encoding 30S ribosomal protein S6 has translation MRHYELVFVLKPTMTEEEMASKVEQIQNLITSNGGEIYNFEKWGRRELAYPIQKFNTGYYYIVNFKTDNSELPQKLEYNLRLDEDIIRFLNFKVKPPKKEEETPEVAEATEE, from the coding sequence GTGCGTCATTATGAGTTAGTTTTTGTGTTGAAGCCAACAATGACAGAAGAAGAAATGGCTTCAAAAGTAGAACAAATTCAAAATCTTATCACCTCAAACGGTGGCGAGATTTACAACTTTGAAAAATGGGGAAGAAGAGAACTTGCTTACCCAATCCAGAAGTTTAATACCGGATACTACTACATCGTAAACTTCAAAACAGACAATTCAGAACTTCCCCAAAAGCTTGAGTATAACCTCAGATTAGACGAGGATATTATCAGATTTCTCAATTTCAAAGTTAAGCCACCTAAAAAAGAAGAAGAAACTCCAGAAGTAGCTGAAGCTACAGAGGAATAA
- the rpsR gene encoding 30S ribosomal protein S18, which translates to MSNKNQNPAAQNKPFFQKRKKYCKFCAEGKEPNYKDVEYLRQFISERGKIIPRRISGTCGKHQRKLTVEIKKARQLALLPYVIM; encoded by the coding sequence TTGAGTAATAAAAACCAAAACCCAGCAGCACAAAACAAACCATTTTTCCAAAAAAGAAAGAAATACTGCAAATTCTGTGCAGAAGGAAAAGAGCCTAATTATAAAGATGTTGAATATCTCAGACAGTTTATATCTGAAAGAGGAAAAATAATACCAAGAAGAATTTCTGGAACATGCGGAAAACACCAGAGAAAACTCACAGTTGAGATTAAAAAAGCAAGACAGCTTGCTTTATTACCATACGTAATAATGTAG
- the ssb gene encoding single-stranded DNA-binding protein: MLNKVFLIGRLTRDPEIRFLPSGSQVTSFSIAVNRPYRVNNEWREETYFFDIETFGQLAERLGKQLNKGTQILVEGQLRQDRWETAAGDKRTKVKIVADRVSILSGKPVERPEKIEEEPELDISTETEDFSSDEDVPF, translated from the coding sequence ATGCTTAACAAAGTATTTTTAATTGGCAGACTTACAAGGGACCCGGAGATTAGATTTCTTCCGAGTGGTTCTCAGGTTACAAGTTTTTCTATAGCTGTAAACAGACCTTATAGAGTTAACAACGAATGGAGAGAAGAAACATATTTCTTTGATATTGAGACATTCGGTCAGCTTGCAGAAAGACTTGGAAAACAGCTTAATAAAGGAACACAAATACTTGTTGAAGGCCAGCTTAGACAGGATAGATGGGAAACTGCGGCAGGAGACAAAAGGACAAAGGTCAAAATTGTAGCTGATAGGGTTAGTATCCTTTCAGGAAAGCCTGTAGAAAGACCAGAAAAAATAGAAGAAGAACCTGAGCTTGATATCTCTACTGAAACTGAGGATTTTTCCTCAGATGAAGATGTTCCATTTTAA
- a CDS encoding MlaE family lipid ABC transporter permease subunit, translated as MEKFKRFVEHVGEATILFLETIFVIIKSPPKIKHILKYMDEIGVTAAPLIAITGFFTGGVLVVETYPTFHRFNAEFLIGALVSLSLARELAPVLVALLVTARSGSAIAANIGTMKITEQIDALQVMAVNPIRYLIAPRLIAAVIMVPALTILSYTSGIIGGYFVGTYLYSINPYLFVEKMKDLTELKDIFGGLYKSAFFAMTITIIACYFGYVTKGGAEGVGRSTTTAVVVASVVVLILDYFLTALIY; from the coding sequence ATGGAAAAATTTAAAAGATTTGTAGAGCACGTAGGGGAGGCAACTATACTTTTTTTAGAAACTATTTTTGTAATCATTAAGTCTCCCCCAAAAATCAAACATATCCTTAAGTATATGGATGAAATTGGCGTAACGGCAGCACCACTTATTGCAATAACAGGTTTTTTCACCGGTGGTGTTCTTGTTGTAGAAACATATCCAACATTTCACAGATTTAATGCGGAATTTCTTATAGGTGCTCTTGTTTCCCTATCCTTAGCTAGAGAACTTGCCCCTGTTTTGGTTGCTCTCCTGGTTACTGCCCGTTCAGGTTCAGCGATAGCAGCAAATATAGGAACAATGAAAATAACAGAGCAGATAGATGCTCTTCAGGTTATGGCAGTTAATCCAATCAGATATTTAATTGCTCCCAGACTTATAGCAGCAGTAATAATGGTTCCTGCCCTTACAATCTTGTCTTATACTTCTGGTATTATAGGAGGTTATTTTGTTGGAACATATCTTTATTCTATAAATCCTTATTTATTTGTAGAAAAAATGAAAGATTTAACTGAGCTTAAAGATATATTTGGAGGTCTTTATAAATCAGCATTTTTTGCAATGACAATAACAATAATAGCCTGCTATTTTGGGTATGTTACAAAGGGGGGAGCTGAAGGAGTTGGGAGGTCTACCACAACTGCGGTTGTGGTTGCATCTGTAGTTGTTTTAATATTAGACTATTTCCTGACAGCATTAATTTACTAA
- the rplI gene encoding 50S ribosomal protein L9, giving the protein MKVILAKDVEGWGTIGDIIEVKRGFARNYLIPKGLAYEATDSNIRMVQEILRQKSRKLEREKQKALELAEKLKGLEIEIKRPVGTTGKLYGSVTTADIAEALKEKGIEIDRKKIMLRNPLRNIGSYNITIRLHPEVSETIKVHIVPENVE; this is encoded by the coding sequence ATGAAAGTTATATTGGCTAAAGATGTTGAAGGTTGGGGAACAATAGGCGATATTATAGAAGTTAAAAGAGGTTTTGCAAGAAACTACCTTATACCTAAAGGCCTTGCTTATGAGGCTACAGACAGCAATATAAGAATGGTTCAGGAAATACTTAGACAAAAATCAAGAAAGCTTGAAAGAGAAAAACAAAAAGCCCTTGAGCTTGCAGAAAAACTTAAAGGTCTGGAAATAGAAATCAAAAGACCTGTTGGAACAACAGGAAAACTCTATGGTTCCGTAACAACTGCAGATATAGCAGAAGCTCTTAAAGAGAAAGGAATAGAAATAGACAGAAAGAAAATTATGCTCAGAAATCCATTAAGAAATATTGGCTCTTACAACATAACAATCAGACTTCATCCTGAAGTTAGCGAAACAATAAAAGTTCATATCGTTCCTGAAAACGTAGAGTAA
- the dnaB gene encoding replicative DNA helicase: protein MAEELDINLPHDDHTERAVLGSIFIDPSVADTVFNILKVEDFFNPKHRIIYSAFLQLSEEGKEIEPLIVKNHLEKIGKLEAIGGAGYIALITNEAAPPNIVETLAQQLKEKAIARNLILVAKGIIEKSKKVRDINQLIEEAETEIFKLNEDRTITHYYEIKDVIRETLNIINELFKKDTIITGLPSGFYDLDRLTTGFHPGDLIIIAARPAMGKTSLALSILHNVSVVDKVPAAFFSLEMSKEQIAMRLLSLEARITLKKIRSGFLSAEELEKLTNTALEISKSPLFIDDTASISILDLRAKARRLKREKDIQLVVVDYLQLLRSHRRTENRQQEVAEISRGLKALAKELNIPVISLAQLSRQAEMRSDKRPQLADLRESGSIEQDADLVMFIHRPEYYKKNPTPEEEGLAEIIIAKQRNGPTGIVNLAFIKDITRFENLAKGSYSEEETKQSMETDDKIEDELLENIDLLDEDIAEL, encoded by the coding sequence ATGGCTGAGGAACTAGATATTAACCTTCCCCATGATGACCATACAGAACGGGCTGTTTTAGGTTCTATCTTTATAGACCCATCTGTTGCAGATACAGTCTTTAATATATTAAAAGTTGAAGATTTTTTTAATCCAAAACATAGAATTATCTACTCTGCTTTTCTCCAGCTATCTGAAGAAGGCAAAGAAATAGAACCCTTAATTGTAAAAAATCATCTGGAAAAAATCGGAAAATTAGAGGCTATTGGAGGAGCTGGCTATATAGCACTTATCACAAATGAAGCTGCTCCTCCTAATATAGTTGAAACCCTTGCCCAGCAACTAAAAGAAAAAGCTATTGCCAGAAATCTCATTCTCGTTGCAAAAGGCATAATAGAAAAATCCAAAAAAGTAAGAGATATCAACCAGCTTATAGAAGAAGCAGAAACTGAAATTTTTAAACTTAATGAAGATAGAACTATAACCCACTACTATGAAATCAAAGATGTAATAAGGGAAACCTTAAATATCATAAATGAACTTTTCAAGAAGGATACTATTATTACAGGTCTCCCCTCGGGATTTTATGACCTTGATAGACTAACAACAGGCTTCCACCCCGGAGATTTAATAATCATTGCGGCAAGACCTGCAATGGGTAAGACTTCACTGGCACTTTCTATTCTTCACAACGTTAGCGTGGTTGACAAAGTTCCTGCTGCATTTTTCTCCCTTGAGATGTCAAAGGAACAGATTGCTATGAGACTTTTGTCCCTTGAAGCAAGGATAACCTTGAAAAAAATCAGGTCTGGGTTTTTAAGTGCAGAAGAGCTTGAGAAACTAACAAATACAGCTTTGGAAATATCAAAATCACCCTTATTTATAGACGATACTGCATCTATCTCAATTCTGGATTTAAGAGCAAAAGCAAGAAGGCTTAAAAGGGAAAAAGATATTCAGCTTGTTGTTGTTGACTATCTTCAGCTTCTTCGCTCCCATAGAAGAACAGAAAACAGGCAGCAAGAAGTAGCAGAAATATCCAGAGGTTTAAAAGCCCTTGCCAAAGAATTAAATATCCCTGTTATTTCCCTTGCACAACTATCCCGTCAGGCAGAGATGCGTTCTGACAAAAGACCCCAACTGGCAGACCTGAGAGAGAGCGGCAGCATTGAGCAGGATGCTGACCTTGTTATGTTTATACATAGGCCTGAATACTATAAGAAAAATCCCACACCTGAAGAAGAAGGTCTTGCTGAAATTATAATAGCAAAACAGAGAAACGGTCCAACGGGAATAGTAAATCTGGCATTCATAAAAGATATAACAAGATTTGAAAACCTTGCGAAAGGCAGTTATTCAGAGGAAGAAACAAAGCAATCTATGGAAACTGATGATAAAATAGAAGATGAGCTTTTAGAAAATATAGATTTACTTGATGAAGATATAGCAGAGCTGTAA
- the pth gene encoding aminoacyl-tRNA hydrolase, whose product MIKAIIGLGNPGDQYKNTRHNIGFMVADAVASLLKCNKKYKEKCFSHIYECPDHDVIIVKPQTYMNNSGVAVQNLLEEYNLKPEEILVIYDDLDLPFGTIRLRKKGSSGGHRGMKSIIESIKTEDFPRLKIGIGRPERKEQVVDYVLSPFPKNQQILLEKVIQSASQCILNVLKYGIDKSMNFCNQKIV is encoded by the coding sequence ATGATAAAAGCAATAATTGGTCTGGGAAATCCCGGAGATCAATATAAAAACACCCGCCACAACATCGGTTTTATGGTTGCCGATGCTGTGGCTTCTTTACTTAAATGCAACAAAAAATACAAAGAGAAATGTTTTTCCCATATCTATGAATGTCCTGACCATGATGTGATTATCGTAAAACCCCAAACTTATATGAATAATAGCGGTGTTGCCGTTCAAAATCTTCTTGAAGAATATAACCTTAAGCCTGAAGAGATACTTGTCATATATGATGACCTTGACCTTCCATTTGGAACAATTCGCCTTAGAAAAAAAGGTTCCAGTGGTGGCCACAGAGGAATGAAATCAATAATAGAAAGTATTAAAACAGAAGATTTTCCAAGACTTAAAATTGGGATTGGCAGGCCAGAAAGAAAAGAACAGGTTGTAGATTATGTTCTGTCTCCTTTTCCTAAGAATCAGCAAATCTTACTTGAAAAGGTTATCCAGTCTGCCAGCCAGTGTATATTAAATGTGTTAAAATATGGTATTGATAAATCTATGAATTTTTGCAATCAGAAAATAGTATAA